One Candidatus Acididesulfobacter guangdongensis genomic window carries:
- the panB gene encoding 3-methyl-2-oxobutanoate hydroxymethyltransferase — MKSINTFNKMKSDNEKITMITAYDFVQAQIAEEADIDIILIGDSLATTIQGKENTLPVTVEEMIYHTELVRRGAKNSFIVSDMPFMSYQIDEKEALKNAGRFVKESGANAVKIEGGINMKHTIVKITDAGIPVVSHIGLMPQFINTMGGYKVQGRLESEIEKLVLAAVELEKAGSFMMVLEAMPENAADAVQSAVKIPTIGIGAGRYTDGQVLVFHDAVGMLSSKPPKFVKKYAETRNIMIKALSEFKDDVKNNIFPSSDNIY, encoded by the coding sequence ATGAAAAGCATAAATACTTTTAATAAAATGAAATCCGACAACGAAAAAATAACTATGATAACGGCTTACGACTTTGTACAAGCGCAAATTGCAGAAGAAGCAGATATAGACATTATTCTTATCGGAGATTCTCTGGCTACCACGATTCAAGGCAAAGAAAACACCTTACCGGTTACGGTTGAAGAAATGATATACCATACGGAGCTTGTAAGGAGAGGTGCAAAAAATTCGTTTATTGTTTCCGATATGCCTTTTATGTCATATCAGATTGACGAAAAAGAAGCCCTCAAAAATGCAGGCAGGTTCGTTAAGGAATCAGGGGCTAACGCCGTAAAAATTGAAGGCGGCATAAACATGAAACACACTATTGTGAAAATAACCGACGCAGGCATTCCTGTCGTATCGCATATCGGTCTCATGCCCCAATTCATCAATACTATGGGGGGATATAAAGTTCAGGGCAGATTAGAATCTGAAATAGAAAAATTAGTACTTGCGGCAGTGGAACTTGAAAAAGCAGGCTCTTTTATGATGGTTCTGGAGGCAATGCCTGAAAATGCTGCGGATGCCGTTCAAAGTGCGGTTAAAATTCCCACAATAGGAATAGGTGCCGGCAGATACACAGACGGACAGGTACTGGTGTTCCATGATGCCGTCGGCATGCTGTCTTCTAAACCTCCAAAATTTGTAAAAAAATATGCCGAAACAAGAAATATAATGATAAAAGCGTTATCGGAATTCAAAGATGATGTTAAAAATAATATATTCCCTTCATCTGATAATATTTATTAA
- a CDS encoding D-glycero-beta-D-manno-heptose-7-phosphate kinase codes for MLNNDKLLGIIKKFNKARILVVGDIMIDHYVYGTVSRISPEAPVPVVNVKYEKLLPGGAANVMNNVSRLGAKVFIAGVIGKDYNGDIFKQMADKQSVDSSAVIESDDFETIIKTRVIAHNQQIVRFDKENTGYFKKRIYSRLLDNIKSLIDEFDAVIISDYGKGVIEQRFFNELTDFLKSKNKFIALDPKVENFKFYKNVSILTPNTNEASGGSGIVIKDEKTLLKASQKILKKVNSDNLLITRGELGMSLFYKDNNNKDKEKNRDNKYNNKKNNDEAKHIQTKDNSNEEKKNEEKNGYGNDNKKQMHLKARAKNVFDVTGAGDTVISTLTAAVCAGAGIYEACYIANIAAGIAVSQLGTYAVGADEIFKELSLASCESNPLNK; via the coding sequence ATGTTAAACAACGACAAATTGCTTGGAATAATAAAAAAGTTTAATAAAGCCAGAATACTTGTTGTGGGCGATATAATGATTGACCATTATGTTTATGGAACTGTAAGCAGAATTTCACCTGAAGCGCCTGTGCCTGTCGTCAATGTTAAATATGAAAAACTTTTGCCCGGAGGCGCAGCTAATGTAATGAATAACGTTTCCAGATTAGGAGCTAAAGTTTTTATCGCAGGTGTTATAGGAAAGGATTATAACGGCGATATATTTAAGCAAATGGCTGACAAACAGTCCGTTGATTCATCTGCCGTTATAGAATCTGATGATTTTGAAACTATTATAAAAACAAGGGTTATAGCGCATAACCAGCAAATAGTCAGGTTTGACAAGGAAAATACCGGTTATTTTAAAAAAAGAATTTATTCCAGATTGTTAGATAATATTAAATCTCTAATTGATGAATTCGATGCGGTTATAATTTCTGATTACGGAAAGGGGGTAATTGAACAAAGATTTTTTAATGAATTAACTGATTTTCTAAAATCTAAAAATAAATTTATTGCATTAGACCCTAAAGTTGAAAATTTTAAATTTTATAAAAATGTGTCAATATTAACGCCGAATACAAACGAAGCTTCAGGCGGTTCCGGTATTGTTATAAAAGATGAAAAAACTCTGCTCAAAGCATCCCAAAAAATCTTAAAAAAAGTTAATTCCGACAATTTGCTGATAACCCGCGGAGAATTGGGAATGAGTTTATTTTATAAAGACAATAATAATAAAGATAAAGAGAAAAATAGAGATAATAAATATAATAATAAAAAAAATAATGATGAAGCTAAACATATTCAAACCAAAGATAATAGCAATGAAGAGAAAAAAAATGAAGAGAAAAACGGATATGGAAATGATAATAAAAAGCAGATGCATTTAAAAGCACGGGCAAAAAATGTTTTTGATGTAACAGGCGCCGGAGATACTGTTATATCGACGTTAACTGCCGCAGTATGCGCCGGAGCGGGTATTTATGAAGCATGTTATATTGCAAATATAGCCGCCGGTATTGCCGTGTCTCAGCTTGGAACGTATGCTGTCGGCGCAGACGAGATATTTAAAGAATTATCGCTTGCTTCATGCGAATCAAACCCGTTAAACAAATAA
- a CDS encoding DNA-directed RNA polymerase subunit omega, whose translation MARVTVEDCLINVENRFALVIITAKRVRQLFNGAKPKINSKNKFVVVALREIAAGYVVPVNKDIL comes from the coding sequence ATGGCAAGGGTTACCGTAGAAGATTGTCTTATTAATGTTGAAAATAGATTTGCTTTAGTTATAATCACCGCAAAGAGAGTGCGGCAGCTTTTTAACGGGGCTAAACCTAAGATTAATTCAAAAAATAAGTTTGTCGTTGTTGCTTTAAGAGAGATAGCAGCGGGATACGTTGTCCCTGTTAATAAAGATATTTTATAA
- a CDS encoding glycosyltransferase: MKLSGFTFIRNGILMGYPFIESIRSALPICDEFIVVVCDSNDGTREKLIELQAEEPKIKLFDSDWKQTEKKGSIMSEKTNAAISHITGDYGLYIQGDEGIHEKDYSAIVKALDDNLNNREIKGFEFNYIHFFGGYFSYAKKSEKKFFYDKEVRIIRNDKTVVSWGDAMGFKDINGNKIHVENGNAILLDSATMYHYGRAKNPASMYKKEKAMEELYNGKILNFFKNWVSNFDPRVDKYIYSDFSWLERIDKRNLDFHPEPFRKLAAAQNWNIDDFKNFMPQKKGIRQFFKMFIYRIVKDSINESKNAANKIRKFFNFN; the protein is encoded by the coding sequence ATGAAATTATCAGGTTTTACGTTTATCAGAAACGGTATATTAATGGGCTATCCGTTTATAGAATCTATACGGTCGGCGCTCCCAATCTGCGATGAGTTTATAGTTGTTGTCTGCGACAGCAATGACGGAACGAGGGAAAAATTAATTGAACTGCAGGCAGAAGAACCTAAAATAAAACTGTTCGACTCCGACTGGAAACAAACCGAAAAAAAAGGTTCTATAATGTCAGAAAAAACAAATGCTGCAATAAGTCATATAACTGGAGATTACGGTTTATATATTCAGGGCGATGAAGGAATTCATGAAAAAGACTATTCTGCTATAGTAAAAGCGCTGGATGATAATTTAAACAATAGAGAGATTAAAGGTTTTGAATTTAATTATATTCATTTTTTCGGAGGCTATTTCTCTTATGCTAAAAAATCGGAGAAAAAGTTTTTTTACGATAAAGAAGTGCGAATCATCAGGAATGATAAAACGGTTGTATCATGGGGCGATGCAATGGGTTTTAAAGATATAAACGGAAATAAAATTCATGTAGAAAACGGGAATGCGATTTTATTGGATTCGGCTACGATGTATCATTACGGCAGGGCTAAAAATCCGGCAAGCATGTATAAAAAAGAAAAAGCTATGGAAGAATTGTACAACGGAAAAATATTGAATTTTTTCAAGAACTGGGTTTCAAATTTCGACCCGAGGGTAGATAAATATATCTATTCAGATTTTAGCTGGTTAGAAAGAATAGACAAGCGGAATCTTGATTTTCATCCGGAGCCTTTTAGAAAACTTGCGGCTGCTCAAAATTGGAACATAGACGATTTTAAAAATTTTATGCCGCAGAAAAAAGGAATCAGGCAATTCTTTAAAATGTTTATATACCGCATAGTAAAAGATTCAATAAATGAATCGAAAAATGCTGCAAATAAAATAAGAAAATTTTTTAATTTTAACTAA
- the waaF gene encoding lipopolysaccharide heptosyltransferase II, translating into MQTKNFLIIGLNYIGDVLMLTPAIRALKLKFPDANIYVLVSETAAPLLYRNPDVYKVIERKKHKGIANIFYLYNLYKELKKYNFYACINFLTSFEFALLSFFISKKRIGISNFKTFLFYNYKIKNDKKIHNIDRALKFINVFSITEKYNSRQLIYIPAEEDIKTAINLLKDSNIDTADAGGDRIVMFSPGSTRSSKEANPELFSLFAEYLNKLGYYVIITGSKKDIPLADKIYRLVSDKKLTVNLTGITNIYVLGGLIKISKLVVAVDNGVMHLASAINTPLIALFGSTDPAICGPENDGSYVIDKKTDCYHCFLNTCNKESFLKNDYPDCMGDIELYDLTDAMKELKI; encoded by the coding sequence ATGCAGACAAAAAATTTCCTTATTATAGGATTAAATTATATTGGCGACGTGCTTATGCTGACTCCGGCTATAAGAGCCTTAAAATTAAAGTTTCCGGATGCCAATATTTATGTGCTGGTTTCTGAAACGGCTGCGCCGTTATTATATAGGAATCCTGATGTTTATAAAGTTATTGAAAGAAAAAAACATAAAGGCATAGCAAATATTTTTTATCTTTATAACCTATATAAAGAATTGAAAAAATATAATTTTTACGCGTGCATAAATTTTTTAACATCTTTCGAATTTGCGCTGCTGTCTTTTTTTATTTCAAAAAAAAGAATCGGGATAAGCAATTTTAAAACATTTTTATTTTATAACTATAAAATAAAGAATGATAAAAAAATTCACAATATAGACAGAGCGTTGAAATTCATTAATGTTTTTTCAATTACGGAGAAATATAATTCAAGACAGCTTATATATATTCCTGCTGAAGAGGACATAAAGACGGCAATAAATCTGTTGAAAGATTCAAATATTGATACCGCCGATGCCGGCGGCGATAGAATTGTTATGTTTTCACCGGGTTCAACAAGAAGTTCAAAAGAAGCCAATCCTGAACTTTTTTCTTTATTTGCCGAATATCTTAATAAATTAGGCTATTATGTGATAATTACAGGTTCAAAAAAAGATATTCCGCTTGCGGATAAAATTTATCGTCTGGTAAGCGATAAGAAATTAACCGTCAATTTAACCGGTATTACTAATATTTATGTGCTTGGAGGATTAATTAAAATCTCTAAGCTGGTAGTTGCGGTGGATAATGGAGTAATGCATCTTGCATCGGCTATCAATACGCCTTTAATAGCGCTTTTCGGTTCAACAGACCCTGCAATATGCGGTCCTGAGAATGACGGGAGCTATGTTATAGATAAAAAAACAGATTGTTATCACTGTTTTTTAAATACATGCAATAAAGAAAGTTTTTTAAAAAACGATTATCCTGATTGTATGGGCGATATTGAATTGTACGACCTGACGGATGCTATGAAAGAGCTGAAAATATGA
- a CDS encoding DUF370 domain-containing protein, producing MYNLLNIGFGNIIVSARVVSVVSAGSSPMKRLRETAKDGNHLIDATEGRKTKTIIITDSGHIILSALNAATIIARLEESLPKEKNAVL from the coding sequence ATGTATAATTTGTTAAATATAGGTTTTGGAAACATAATAGTTTCTGCTCGAGTAGTATCTGTAGTTTCTGCGGGTTCTTCGCCTATGAAAAGATTGAGAGAGACGGCAAAAGACGGCAATCATCTAATTGATGCCACTGAGGGCAGAAAAACTAAGACTATAATAATCACAGACTCGGGACATATAATTCTTTCAGCCTTAAATGCGGCAACAATTATAGCCAGATTAGAAGAGAGTCTTCCTAAAGAAAAAAATGCTGTATTATGA
- the rpmB gene encoding 50S ribosomal protein L28 encodes MSRTCSVCGKSIQYGNKVSHANNKTKKVSLPNLHIVKADFNGTHKKVKVCSKCLKAGKITKVVSK; translated from the coding sequence ATGTCAAGGACCTGCAGCGTTTGCGGAAAAAGCATTCAATACGGCAACAAAGTTTCTCACGCTAACAATAAAACAAAAAAAGTATCCCTGCCTAATCTGCATATAGTAAAAGCCGATTTTAACGGAACACATAAAAAGGTGAAAGTTTGCTCTAAATGTTTGAAAGCCGGCAAGATTACAAAAGTAGTTAGCAAATAA
- a CDS encoding guanylate kinase gives MNHLFKNDLSEGDSLKSDLSENVLPKDDLPKGIIFVISAPSGTGKTTLCKMLAAEFTDLKLSVSYTTRAIRPGETDGKSYNFVSDEVFERMIANNEFIEWANVFGNKYGTPVKSVLHKPSFDTLLEIDVQGAEKIRKYYDEIHKLFNLVRIFIKPPSEEALIERLKKRGEIKEEELKRRLEAANYEIEKSRFYNYTVTNNILEKAYSKLRSIIIAERCKNVFL, from the coding sequence ATGAATCATTTGTTTAAAAACGACTTGTCTGAAGGTGATTCACTAAAAAGCGATTTATCTGAAAATGTTTTGCCTAAAGATGATTTACCTAAAGGCATTATTTTTGTAATATCTGCTCCTTCAGGAACCGGAAAGACGACACTTTGTAAAATGCTGGCAGCCGAATTTACGGATTTAAAACTAAGTGTTTCATATACCACGAGGGCTATAAGACCTGGAGAGACTGATGGCAAAAGCTATAATTTCGTCAGCGATGAAGTATTTGAACGTATGATAGCTAATAACGAATTTATAGAATGGGCAAATGTTTTTGGCAATAAATACGGAACTCCGGTTAAATCAGTTCTTCATAAGCCGAGTTTTGATACGCTTTTAGAAATAGACGTTCAGGGTGCGGAGAAGATAAGAAAATATTATGATGAAATCCATAAATTATTTAATTTAGTCAGAATATTTATAAAGCCGCCGTCTGAAGAAGCTTTAATAGAAAGATTAAAAAAAAGAGGGGAAATCAAAGAAGAAGAATTAAAGAGAAGACTTGAAGCCGCTAATTATGAAATAGAGAAAAGCCGTTTTTATAATTATACCGTTACTAATAATATTCTTGAAAAAGCATATTCAAAACTCAGGTCTATAATAATAGCAGAAAGATGCAAAAACGTTTTTTTATAA
- a CDS encoding bifunctional (p)ppGpp synthetase/guanosine-3',5'-bis(diphosphate) 3'-pyrophosphohydrolase, protein MDIAGADSSKTETKKINTDKTDADKTDINKTDSDIIINKTDINKIDTYKIDNDKTEAIKISNEFNATNILRDNFKSSINNITDIDLNDIQSDKFKLLKKAYDFSQTVHKGQLRESGEPYFTHLIEVASIVASLRMDCASIVAALLHDTVEDTLVTLDQIKEEFGDEIAFIVDGLTKISKLSFKSSEEVQAENIRKMIVAMAKDIRVIIIKLADRLHNLRTLNFLSEERRIKIAQETLDIFAPLANRLGIFSIKSELEDLSLKYLNPAVYKDLSLKISSKKLSREQYIAMVADILKANLSKHNFLEAEIYGRPKHFFSIYKKMTEQHISFEEIYDLIALRVIVSTINECYEVLGAVHSLWKPVAGRIKDYIAMPKANMYRSLHTTVIGPEGMRIEIQIRTKEMHFIDEFGIAAHWKYKENITPAGSGGADLQEFNWLRQLVEFQKDLKDPHEFLNSVKIDLFQEDVYVFTPKGDVIALPKDSTPIDFAYYIHTEIGDKTTGAIVNGNIIPLRYKLQNGDIVKILTKEGHHPSKDWLNYVQSSKAISKIRNWIRQQERQESIDAGKESLEKEFRKLGNKKIEYNELTALALNYYSLKDEAELYAGIGFGKYSPKNIFSSVIPGFKNSDGLSLITQKTGNVIQRILQKIKIQSSASSKNVITSPFGGDLLYKIAGCCHPVPGDSIVGYISRGRGVIVHKSDCKNIIGEDETRLITVSWKTAGATSVLGYFETKINIVTEDKKGILAEIAAVISDRGANISKAQVRTLKDGRAIHIFDIEVKDITQIDNILNSIRTIKGVIKVNRVTY, encoded by the coding sequence ATGGATATTGCCGGTGCAGACAGCTCTAAAACGGAAACAAAAAAGATAAATACTGATAAAACAGATGCTGATAAAACAGATATTAATAAAACGGATTCTGATATAATCATTAATAAAACAGATATTAATAAAATAGACACTTATAAAATAGATAACGATAAAACTGAAGCTATTAAAATATCCAACGAATTTAATGCAACAAATATTTTGAGGGATAATTTTAAAAGCAGCATTAATAACATAACAGATATTGATTTAAATGATATACAAAGCGATAAATTTAAACTTTTAAAAAAAGCTTACGATTTTTCTCAAACAGTTCATAAAGGACAGTTGAGAGAATCTGGAGAGCCTTATTTTACCCATCTTATAGAAGTGGCTTCAATAGTTGCAAGTCTCAGAATGGACTGCGCTTCTATAGTTGCGGCACTTCTTCATGACACAGTAGAAGATACCCTTGTTACATTAGACCAGATAAAAGAAGAATTTGGCGATGAAATTGCCTTTATAGTCGACGGACTTACAAAAATAAGCAAACTTTCTTTTAAATCTTCCGAAGAGGTTCAGGCTGAAAATATCCGTAAGATGATTGTTGCAATGGCTAAAGATATAAGGGTTATCATCATTAAACTGGCGGACAGACTGCACAATTTAAGAACGCTTAATTTTTTATCGGAAGAAAGAAGAATTAAAATAGCCCAGGAAACGCTTGATATCTTTGCTCCTTTAGCAAATAGATTAGGTATATTCTCAATTAAAAGCGAACTGGAAGATCTTTCGCTGAAATATCTTAATCCGGCTGTATATAAAGACCTTTCTTTAAAAATCAGCAGTAAAAAATTATCTAGAGAGCAATATATTGCAATGGTTGCAGATATCTTAAAAGCAAATCTTTCTAAACATAATTTTTTAGAAGCTGAAATTTACGGAAGACCTAAACATTTTTTTAGTATTTATAAAAAAATGACCGAGCAGCACATAAGCTTTGAGGAAATTTATGACTTAATAGCATTGAGGGTTATAGTCAGTACAATAAATGAATGTTATGAAGTGCTAGGTGCTGTCCATTCTTTGTGGAAACCGGTTGCAGGCAGAATTAAAGACTATATTGCTATGCCAAAGGCAAATATGTACAGGTCGCTTCATACGACCGTTATAGGTCCTGAAGGAATGCGTATAGAAATACAGATTAGAACTAAAGAAATGCATTTTATTGACGAATTTGGAATAGCGGCTCACTGGAAATATAAAGAAAATATTACTCCTGCAGGCTCAGGCGGCGCAGATTTACAGGAATTTAACTGGCTCAGGCAGCTTGTTGAATTTCAAAAAGACCTTAAGGACCCGCATGAATTTTTAAACAGCGTAAAAATAGACCTTTTTCAGGAAGATGTTTATGTTTTTACACCCAAAGGGGATGTCATTGCTCTGCCTAAGGATTCGACGCCTATTGATTTCGCTTATTATATTCATACGGAAATAGGAGATAAAACTACCGGAGCTATTGTAAACGGCAATATAATTCCTTTAAGATATAAATTGCAGAATGGCGATATTGTTAAGATTTTAACTAAAGAAGGACATCACCCGTCGAAGGATTGGCTGAATTATGTGCAATCTTCCAAGGCTATCTCTAAAATAAGAAACTGGATAAGACAGCAGGAAAGACAGGAAAGTATCGATGCCGGAAAAGAAAGTCTGGAAAAAGAATTCAGAAAATTAGGGAATAAAAAGATTGAATATAATGAATTAACCGCCCTGGCGCTAAATTATTATTCGCTTAAGGATGAAGCAGAGTTGTATGCAGGAATAGGTTTTGGCAAATATTCTCCTAAAAATATTTTTTCATCGGTTATCCCTGGTTTTAAAAATTCAGATGGATTATCGCTGATAACTCAAAAAACCGGAAATGTTATCCAGAGAATTCTTCAAAAAATTAAGATTCAGTCTTCTGCAAGCAGCAAAAACGTTATTACATCGCCTTTTGGCGGAGATTTGCTTTACAAAATAGCCGGCTGCTGCCATCCAGTTCCCGGAGATTCTATCGTAGGATATATTTCAAGGGGCAGAGGAGTAATAGTTCATAAATCTGATTGTAAAAATATAATAGGCGAGGATGAAACCAGACTTATAACCGTCAGCTGGAAAACGGCAGGAGCAACATCAGTCCTCGGCTATTTTGAAACTAAGATAAATATAGTTACCGAAGATAAGAAAGGCATACTGGCTGAAATTGCGGCTGTTATATCGGATAGAGGCGCCAATATTTCAAAAGCGCAGGTAAGGACGCTTAAAGACGGCAGAGCGATACATATTTTTGATATTGAGGTTAAAGATATTACACAGATTGATAATATATTAAATTCTATAAGGACAATAAAGGGCGTTATTAAAGTCAACAGAGTTACTTACTGA
- a CDS encoding GNAT family N-acetyltransferase has product MIKIIKNIEELEDLKDEWDALLQESRNNSVFLTYDWIYLWVKYFLDGKKRNSLFIVCIYDKNNKIEAIAPFFIKNFFLFFKAVMFISHDFSDYLDIIIHKQSNPEDIVIEILTAIRENHIANIIFLKQVSELLLMNMNMNMNMNINTNINNDNINMDNTNNDNKHKYQYNYRDKQAIYSLTYKESGDCYYIKLPDGIDAYMKQFNSKQRYNILSRVEKAKKKSVEYISPENIDSNSLDLFLDNFFELHQKRWNEKGHGGVFSSSKIKSFFKEIFGSLFKSNILALSFLKYNNEFISAAACFDYAGNRQVYLPGFDTKYSDLHPGIVLTYYNINEAIDKKYSEFDFLKGGEEYKKRFLGIKRKNYKLYLYKSKFIFYIFKLNLFFNNEVKNKTKEYFLNFFRKK; this is encoded by the coding sequence TTTTGCAGGAAAGCAGGAACAACAGTGTATTTCTAACATATGATTGGATATATTTATGGGTTAAATATTTTTTAGACGGCAAAAAAAGAAATAGCCTTTTTATTGTATGTATTTATGACAAAAACAATAAAATTGAAGCCATAGCGCCATTTTTTATCAAAAATTTTTTCTTGTTTTTTAAAGCAGTAATGTTTATAAGCCATGATTTTTCTGATTATTTAGATATTATTATCCATAAACAGTCAAATCCTGAAGATATTGTCATAGAAATATTAACCGCAATTAGAGAAAATCATATCGCAAATATAATATTTTTAAAACAGGTGTCGGAATTATTGCTTATGAATATGAATATGAATATGAATATGAATATAAATACAAATATAAATAACGATAACATAAATATGGATAATACAAATAACGATAATAAACATAAATATCAATATAACTATAGAGATAAGCAGGCAATCTATTCTTTAACATATAAAGAAAGCGGTGATTGTTATTATATAAAATTACCGGACGGGATAGACGCATATATGAAGCAGTTTAATTCTAAACAGAGATATAATATACTAAGCAGGGTTGAAAAAGCTAAAAAAAAATCAGTTGAATATATCAGTCCTGAAAATATAGATAGTAATTCATTAGATTTGTTTTTAGATAATTTTTTTGAATTACATCAAAAACGTTGGAACGAGAAAGGACACGGCGGAGTTTTCAGCAGCAGTAAAATAAAATCATTTTTTAAAGAAATATTCGGCAGTCTTTTTAAAAGTAATATTTTAGCTTTATCATTTTTAAAGTATAATAATGAATTTATATCCGCCGCCGCTTGTTTTGATTATGCAGGAAACAGACAAGTCTACCTGCCGGGTTTTGACACAAAATATTCCGATTTGCATCCCGGTATAGTTTTAACCTACTATAACATTAATGAAGCAATAGATAAAAAATATTCGGAATTTGACTTTTTAAAAGGCGGAGAGGAATATAAAAAAAGATTTTTAGGAATAAAGAGAAAAAATTATAAACTCTATTTATATAAAAGCAAATTTATTTTTTATATATTCAAACTAAACTTGTTTTTTAATAACGAAGTAAAAAATAAGACTAAGGAATATTTTTTAAATTTTTTCAGAAAAAAATAA
- a CDS encoding glycosyltransferase family 1 protein has translation MKILEIITPTNIGGAENYVINLSKKLIEKGHEVHVITGNNEEFKDMLTNNKLSYDVINARFKFDFFSILKITKLIKKYNIEIIHTNLSKANFMGAAAGSITGVKSVATAHGINKKRQYNASKDVICVSKAVYLNLKSQNFPEKKLHIIYNGIDIDKFNPNNYKKKYIENTEGDFRKKDISGEDIINIGMVSRLSGEKGVSIFLDSADLILQETKNVRFFIAGAGKLKDVLMEQTLKLNIDNYVYFIGFIDKNLAVFLNELDILVFPSLKEGLPLSLIEAMSMEKAVIVSKAGGMPEVVEDGISGFVVDIGDTIAIKDRVFELIKDKRLIFKYGAEARKTVLEKFNLDLMTDNTIKLFKEILEKK, from the coding sequence ATGAAAATACTAGAGATTATTACGCCGACAAATATCGGAGGAGCAGAAAATTATGTCATAAATTTATCAAAAAAATTAATTGAAAAAGGTCATGAAGTCCATGTAATTACCGGAAATAATGAAGAATTTAAGGATATGCTCACTAATAATAAGTTATCTTATGATGTGATAAATGCAAGATTTAAATTTGATTTTTTTTCTATTTTAAAAATAACTAAATTAATAAAAAAATATAATATTGAAATCATTCATACAAATCTTTCAAAAGCAAATTTTATGGGAGCCGCCGCCGGAAGTATAACCGGCGTAAAAAGTGTAGCAACTGCGCACGGAATCAATAAAAAAAGACAGTATAACGCATCAAAAGACGTAATATGCGTTTCAAAAGCAGTCTATTTAAATTTGAAATCTCAGAACTTCCCAGAAAAAAAACTTCATATTATTTATAACGGTATTGATATAGATAAATTTAATCCTAACAATTATAAAAAAAAATACATTGAAAATACGGAAGGAGATTTCAGAAAAAAAGATATTTCAGGTGAAGATATCATTAATATAGGAATGGTTTCGAGGCTTTCCGGCGAAAAAGGCGTAAGTATTTTTTTGGATTCAGCCGATTTAATATTACAAGAAACAAAAAATGTAAGATTCTTTATTGCCGGCGCCGGCAAGTTAAAAGACGTTTTAATGGAGCAGACGCTTAAACTTAATATTGATAATTATGTATATTTTATCGGTTTTATTGATAAAAATTTAGCCGTATTTTTAAATGAACTTGATATTCTGGTTTTTCCTTCGCTAAAAGAAGGTCTGCCGTTATCGCTGATTGAAGCTATGTCGATGGAGAAAGCGGTTATAGTCTCTAAAGCCGGAGGCATGCCTGAAGTTGTAGAAGATGGAATAAGCGGATTTGTTGTAGATATCGGTGATACGATAGCTATAAAAGACAGGGTGTTTGAACTCATAAAAGATAAAAGGTTAATATTTAAATACGGCGCTGAAGCAAGAAAAACGGTTCTAGAAAAATTTAATCTTGATTTAATGACAGACAATACAATAAAATTATTTAAAGAAATATTAGAAAAAAAATAA